GCACTGCCCGACGGCCTGCTCGGTGGGTTCGGTGTCGTTCAGGTACCCTTCGGCGTCGAGGTCGTCGGCGATTTCTTCCTTCGCCTCGTCGATCTCCAGTCCGGCGTACTCGCCGGCGTCGTCGTTGAGCCGGCCGTCCTCGGTGAAGACCATCCGCAGGTCGAGGTCGTGTTCGGCCCACCAGGTCACGTCCTGTTTGTCCCCGAAGGTACAGATCATCACCGCGCCGGTCCCGAAGTCGGGGTCCGATTCCTCGTCGGCGATGAGTTCGACCTCGTGGCCGAACAGGGGGACCTCGAAGCGGTCGCCGATGCGGTCCTCGTAGCGCTCGTCGTCGGGGTGAACGGCCATCGAGACACAGGCCGCGAGCAGTTCGGGGCGGGTCGTGGCGATCTCGATGTCGTCGGTGTCCTCGTCGGCCCCCTCGAAGGTGACGTAGTATAGCTGGCCGTCGACGCCCTCCTCGGTCTCGACCTCCGCGTCGGCGATGGCGGTCTCACACCGGGGACACCAGTTGACGGGGTGTTCGTCCCGGTAGACGAGGTCGTCGTCCGCCATCTCGACGAAGGACCGCTGGGTGGTGCCCCAGTACTCGGGGTCCATGGTCCGGAACTCGTGGGTCCAGTCCTGAGAGAAGCCGAGCGTGTGCATCGTCTCTTTCATCGCGTCGATCTGGTCCTCGGTGTGCTCGATGCACATCTGGCGGAACTCGTCGCGGGGCACGTCCGTCCGGTGGATCCCCTGGTTCTCCTCGACTTTCACCTCGGTCGGGAGGCCGTGGCAGTCCCACCCCTGCGGGAAGAGCACGTCGTCGCCCACCAGTCGATGGTAGCGGGCGGCGAAGTCCATGTAACACCAGCCCAGCGCGTTCCCGATGTGGAGGTTGCCGGTCGGGTACGGCGGGGGTGTGTCGACGACGTAGTCCGTATCGCTCCCCCCTTCGTACTCGTAGACGTCCATCTCCTGCCACTCGTCGCGCCACTTCGGCTCCACCTGGTCCGGGTCGTAGTTGTCGGGTAACTCACTCATAGTTGAGAATGCGCTGATGGGTCGGTAGCCTCGTACAGAATACGTGTGACTGCTGTCCTCGCTAACGTACTACCGACGACATCAGGCCCATACCTCCCGGTTGTTCCGGTCGACTGTATAACTTTTCGGTCCTGCGCGCCCGGTCACTGCACGCGAACCACAACCCATACCTCACCAGCGGGGAGAGCAGGGGTATGGAACTCGGCGTCATCGGACTCGGACGGATGGGCCGGATCGTCGTCGACCGCGTCCTCGACGCGGGCCACGACGTGACTGCCTTCGACATCGACGAGGAAGCCGTCGCGGACGTGGCCGACGCGGGCGCGACCCCCGCGGAGTCGATTCCCGACCTCGCGGAGCAGCTTGGCTCGGACAAGCGCATCTGGCTGATGGTCCCTGCGGGCGATCCGGTCGATGCCGCGCTGGAGGAACTCGCACCCCACCTCGACGGCGACGACGTGGTCGTCGACGGCGGCAACTCCCACTTCGAGGACTCGGTGCGCCGGGCGGAGGCGACCGACGCGGCCTACCTCGACTGTGGCACCTCGGGCGGCCCCGCGGGCGCGGAACTCGGCTTCTCCCTGATGGTCGGCGGTCCCGAGTGGGCCTACGAGGAACTCGTACCGGTCTTCGACGCGGTAGCGACAGGACCGGACGGTCACGACCGGATGGGCCCTGCGGGATCGGGCCACTACGTCAAGATGGTCCACAACGGCGTGGAGTACGCGCTGATGCAGGCCTACGGCGAGGGGTTCGAGCTGCTGGCCGACGGGCGGTACGACCTCGATCTGGAGGCCGTCGCGCGCACGTGGAACAACGGCGCGGTGATCCGCTCGTGGTTGCTGGAACTCTGCGAGGAGGCGTTCCGCGAGGAGGGCAGCGACCTCGGGACGGTCGCGGACCACGTCGCGGGCGGGTCGACTGGCACGTGGACCGTACAGGAGGCACTGGAACAGGAGGTGTCGGTGCCGCTGATCTATCAGGCACTCGCCGAGCGGTTCGACTCGCGCGCGACCGGCGATGGGACGGGACGGTTCTCGCGGCGCCTGGCCAACCGGCTGCGGTACGGCTTCGGCCGGCACGAGGTCGCGCGGCGCGAGGAGTAGCGAACTGTACCGTGAGCGCGTCGGACGCGCTCACGGGCCGAGCCCCGACCATTGGGAGGGGCGCAGGCTTTTGGTCCAGCTTTTGCGAGTGAGCGGTGCGAGATACGAACGGAGTGAGTATCTCGATGGCGAGCGGCGAAGCCGTGAGCCGCGCGAGCGAACGTGGCAAAAGGTGGTCGGGCTTCGGCCGGCACGAGATCGCGCGGCGGGAGGAGTAATCGACCGACGCGGGTGGATCGAGCCCGGGACTTCGGCCGACTCGGAGTCCGTCACTTAGATAAACCCGTATTCCGTAGCCCGCGGTATGGTAGATGCAGGAATCCTGACCGGGGCGTTTCTGACGCTCGTGGCGGTCGCCCTTCACTACTCGAAGGGGACTGGCTGGGAGGCCAACGAGGATATCTCCCAGGAGGTCCTGGAAAAACGGGCCGAGACAGTCCCCGAGACGGAGTTCCCGGAGCCGATGAACCGCTCGATCGGTGGCGGCGGCGTCGCCGCGGGTGCGGTCGCCGGCGGATCCGAGGGTGAACTCGCCGAAGGTGGCGAGGAAGAAGACGAGGGCTTCGACCCCGACGCGATCGCCGACGACGAGGTCGAGACCTACGAGATCGAGTTCGCCAAGGAGGGCGAGACCATCGAGATCGCGAACAACGAGAACATCCTCGACGTGGGCGAGGACCAGGGCTGGGACCTGCCCTACGCCTGTCGCGAGGGCTCGTGTCTCTCCTGTGCCGGCCACATCGAAGAAGGTCCGGCCGAGGAGTACATCCAGCACAGCAACAACGATACGCTCAACGAAGAGGAGATGGACAACGGCTACTGTCTGACCTGTACGGCCTACCCGACGGATTCGTTCACGCTCGAAACTGGCGAGCAGCCCTGATCTCCTGCGGTTCATAACCGTTATACCGGCGCCTCCTGTAGCAGTGTTCGAGGGCGGCTAGTTCAGCGGACAGAACGCCTGGTTCCGGACCAGATGGTCGGGGGTTCAAATCCCTCGCCGCCCGCTATTCTGCGAGGAACGGACGTGACGAGCGAATAGCGCTGCGGCGTGGATTTGAAGTAGACCACGAGGGAGCGAAGCGATCGAAGTGGGCGTGGTTCAAATCCCTCGCCGCCCGTTGCTGTCGCGAACAATTCGTGAGCGACAGCAATCGGTACGGGGGATTTGAATGAGGCCGAGGTTCTGCGCGGAGCGCAGGTTCTCGGACGTGGTTCAAATCCCTCGCCGCCCGTATTCTGTCGTTCGCAAACCGCGAGCTACGAATTCGGCACGTGAATTTGAAGTCGACCACGACCTGCGAGAGCAAGGGGCGTCTCGAATCGCTCGGGAAGCTCGCTCGCGGAGGGCTCTCTACTCGTGCCGTCCGAAGAGGCGGAACTTCTCTCGGTAGCGAACGCTGTCCGGGAGCGCCCAGAGCGGGACTGCCCGGATCGATCGCGTGAACACGTCGAACAGGCGCTTCCGGGTCGGGGTCATGGTGAGGCCGAACTGTTCGAACTCTTCGCGGGCGCCCGCGGGCATCGAGCCGGCACCGAGCACTCTCGCGACCGGGGCCAGCGGTCCGAGCTGGTCGAAGAGTGTCTCGACGACGTCCTCGCCCGCCTCGCCGATGGCGAGGTCGGTTTCGATGGCGCGCTCGTAGTAGTCGTAGAAGTCCGCGAGCGTCTCGGGGTAGGCCTCGGCGGGGACGCCCATCAACCGGCCGAAGATCTGACTCTGTTCGTAGTAGCGTTCCCGTTCCGCGTCGGTCAGGTCGTCGACGTAGGTCTCGTAGCCGACGAGCGACTGGTCGATGAGGGTCGCGTGGACCCACAGCATCAGGTCCGGCCGCTCGGCGTAGTAGCCGTCGCCGGCCTCGAACCGGCCGGCGTCGCCGGGCAGTTCGCCCACGACGGACTCGTGCATCCGGCGGACGATCATCGCGGCCTCGACGGCGGTCTCGACGTCGCCGAACACGATGGTGTCGACGATGTCGAAGGTCCGCTCGAACCGGCCCATCAGGTCTTCGTCGAAGTCGCTGTGCTCGATGCCCGCGGCCGAGACCATCGGATGGCCGACCTGCAGGAGGACGGAGGACACACCGACCAGAAAGAGCGCGTTCTCCCGGTTGACACGCCACATCACCGAGCAGGGGCCGAAAAATCCCGTCGCCGGATCGTCGACGTCGGCGACGAGATCAGCGATGTCATCGGGCATCTCGTCGGCGTCGACCTCGATGCCGAAGTCGGCGAGCGGGTCGCTCGTGGGGCCGCGCGGGTGCGGGATTGCCATGTGGTACCGTACATCGAATCGGCGCCGGCACACTTAACCTTGGTGTCACGCGGCACGGGGCGGAATTATCCGCCATGCCGTCGGTGTGATCGGTTCGCGGGCGCGCGGTGTCGTCCATTGCCTGTCCGATCCCCCCATCCAAACATTCATAATTACGTAAAACACTCGTACCAAGCAAACCGGGGGAACGACGATGCAAGGAAACATCTACAGCGAGAGCCGGACGAACGGGGGCGTCACGTGTGGGAAGCGACGGGGTGAGGTGGATGGTTAACAATATCATCGCCCGCGTACTGCTAGACGTGGCCATCGTGGCGCTGATTCTGGCGTCACTCGTGGAGGTGATCGTCGACGTGCGGGGGATGGACACGCCGGAGTTCCTCCCGTCGGTACTGGCGGGGCTGTCGCCGTCGGAGCCGGCGACCGCGCTCGGCGTCGGCGGGATCGCCCTGCTCGTTCTCGGAATCGTCGTCGAGATGGCGCTCGTCGGGCCGCTTCCCGGCGGGCGGTTCCTGGTCGGGACGATCGCGATTCTCGGATTCTTG
This Halorientalis sp. IM1011 DNA region includes the following protein-coding sequences:
- a CDS encoding oxygenase MpaB family protein, yielding MAIPHPRGPTSDPLADFGIEVDADEMPDDIADLVADVDDPATGFFGPCSVMWRVNRENALFLVGVSSVLLQVGHPMVSAAGIEHSDFDEDLMGRFERTFDIVDTIVFGDVETAVEAAMIVRRMHESVVGELPGDAGRFEAGDGYYAERPDLMLWVHATLIDQSLVGYETYVDDLTDAERERYYEQSQIFGRLMGVPAEAYPETLADFYDYYERAIETDLAIGEAGEDVVETLFDQLGPLAPVARVLGAGSMPAGAREEFEQFGLTMTPTRKRLFDVFTRSIRAVPLWALPDSVRYREKFRLFGRHE
- a CDS encoding decarboxylating 6-phosphogluconate dehydrogenase — protein: MELGVIGLGRMGRIVVDRVLDAGHDVTAFDIDEEAVADVADAGATPAESIPDLAEQLGSDKRIWLMVPAGDPVDAALEELAPHLDGDDVVVDGGNSHFEDSVRRAEATDAAYLDCGTSGGPAGAELGFSLMVGGPEWAYEELVPVFDAVATGPDGHDRMGPAGSGHYVKMVHNGVEYALMQAYGEGFELLADGRYDLDLEAVARTWNNGAVIRSWLLELCEEAFREEGSDLGTVADHVAGGSTGTWTVQEALEQEVSVPLIYQALAERFDSRATGDGTGRFSRRLANRLRYGFGRHEVARREE
- a CDS encoding 2Fe-2S iron-sulfur cluster-binding protein; the encoded protein is MVDAGILTGAFLTLVAVALHYSKGTGWEANEDISQEVLEKRAETVPETEFPEPMNRSIGGGGVAAGAVAGGSEGELAEGGEEEDEGFDPDAIADDEVETYEIEFAKEGETIEIANNENILDVGEDQGWDLPYACREGSCLSCAGHIEEGPAEEYIQHSNNDTLNEEEMDNGYCLTCTAYPTDSFTLETGEQP